In Candidatus Hydrogenedentota bacterium, the genomic stretch CGCCAGCGGCACAAAGGGCAATCCGCCCCGACATTCCGCGAGGTGAATGGTCTCAAAGGCATGCGCCAGCCAAGGCAGGTGATCAGCATTCAGAAAGACGTTGTCGTTGGCGAACCAGGCGGGCCAGAAGTGGCGCGTAAATGCGCTGTGGCGGCGATGGCCTTCCGCGACATACTTGCGCGATACGTAGAAGTCCACCACGCCGATGTGGCCGCCCGGCTTGAGGAGGCGCAGGGCGTGCTCCAGTGCGGCGAACCAATTGGGGATCATGGTGAGCGAGTAGCTGAAGGTTACCAGGTCGACCGGGCCGCCGTCGGGCACAAAGGTGGTAACGTCGGCCTCGTGCAGGGCGACGTTGGTGAGACCGAGGGTGCTGACGCGTTTTCGCGCAATGTTCAACAGGCTGGGGGACAGGTCCACGATGTGGATGCGCTCAAGGGCGGCGGCGCGTTCGCCCATGAAGCCGATGGAGGCGCCGGTCGCGCCGCCCATGTCGATCCAGGTCTGTCCCGCTTCGAGTGGAAGCGATCTGAAAAGGGCTTCGCGCCCGTGCAGCAGGCGCTGGCGGAAGTCGTCGTAGCCTTCGGCCTGGGGGCCGTAGAACGACTCCAGCCGCTGGGCGTGGGTGCCGCCGCGGACCGGCCGGACCATCAAATGGTATAGCGTCGCGAGGTCGCGCATCGCGGCGTTCATGCGGGCAGTAGATCGGCGATATAAAAGCTGCCGTAGGTGTGCACCCGGTCGCGCTCGTGCAGTGCGGCCGCCTTGTTCCGGTCGTATTGGAGTGCTTCCGCCAGCCGGATCGCGCGTCCTCCGCGGACGACTTCAACGTCGTCAACAAAGGTGGTGTTCAGACCGCCGCTCCGCCAGATGATACGGGCATCCTCGGAGGCGCGATTGACGATGGCCTGCCATTCTTTCGTAAGCTCGCGGTTGGGGTCCTGGCAGAGCCAGTCCATGTGGTCGAGGAGCACGAAGCGGGAGATGGTTCCCTCGTAGCCTTCCAGGAATTGCCTTACCGTGCCCGTGTTCACGGAGACGGCCTCCGCCGCGCCCGCTTTCAGGCGCTGGAAACCTTCGGGCTTGAGATACTCGGGACAACAATCGGGGGTGTAGGCTCCGGTTAGATAAACGCGCCAGAAGTAGTTGTCGTGCAGGGGCAGGTGGCCGAAGACGGCGTCGACGCAGTCTTCCACGAAACCCACAACCCCACCGGGATGGAAGCGCTCCACGGTCTCGCGCTGTCGCAGCGGGACGCCGAGCATGCTGAGGGTCATGTCGCGATCCATGAGCCAGCGGACGTATCGCGTCCAGAAGGCTTCCCGAATTTCGGCATAGTACAGGGCGCGCTGCGATTCAAGGTCGGGCGCGGAAAGCAGTGCGTCCACGCCCTCACGCAGGGCCGGTCGGCAGCCGAGGTAGGCATTGATAAGCCACGCGAAAGCGCCGGAGGTGCCCCGAAAATAGAAGCTTCGCCGGGATTGCGCCGGGTCAAAGAAGTCGGCGTTGCGGTCCCAGTAGGCCCGGGCGCTTTCGCCCAGCCGAGGCCGCAGGGCGCTGCGATAGATGCGATGAAACTCCGGCAGGCGGCCTCTGCCGAAAAGTGCGAAGAAGTCCTCGTAGTCCAGTTCGTGGAGGCCGGCCAACTTGAGCTCTAAAAGGGCATTCTGCCGGTGATTCATATCCACCGTGTGGACCTGGCCCGCGCCCGCCAGCGCGTAGTCCAACGCGTTGCACCCGGCCGACGTGATGACGAGAACCGCGTCGCGCGGCGTAAGCTCCAGCGCCTCCCGGTCGATTCGGGGGTCCTCCCAGCAGGTGTTGTAGACCAGGTTGCGGGAGTGAACAAGGCGGAATCCAGCCTGACTGAGGAAATTGCCTATCATGGTGTCGCGCGGTCCTGTGTTTCGGGTAAAGTGCTTAGCGATACGGCAGAGTACTGCAGGTTTGTATGGCAAAAATGAGGCCGAGGTTATGGCCGCGTGAAAAACGATAGTCCCCACTTGGTCCCGTGCGGGTACAGAATAGGCAAATCGTTATACTACACAACGAGGAGCCAGCGATGTTTAATCTATTGAAGCGGTCCGACACGCGGCAAGTGCGTCAGGTTTTGTCGGGGCAATCGGAGGCCTTCGGGCCGCTGGTGGATCGCTATTTGCCCGCGGTGTATGCCGTGTCCTACGCGTATCTCGGCAATCATGCCGACGCGGAGGACGTCACGCAGGAGGCTTTTGTCTCCGCCTATACGAGTCTGCACACGCTGAAAGAACCGAAGAAGTTTGAGGGATGGGTAGTCAGCATCGCACGGCAGACGGCCTCCAAGCTGCGACGCAAGCAGCGACGGGAGGAGACTGTCTCCGCCGCGCTCCCAACCGATGCAATCCATCAGCCCGATCCGGCGCGCGAGGAATTGCGCCGCCTCTTGCGCGCCGAGATCGAGCGCATGGACGACGAGCCGCGTGAGGTGTTGCTGTTGCATTACCACGCGGGAATGAACGCCCGGGAGATCGCGGCGGCACTCGACATCAACCGGGAGGCGGTGAAGAAGCGCCTGCAGCGGGCGCGGCAGACGTTGAGCGAGAACCTGCTCGCGGTGATCGGCGAGGAGTCGAGGCCGAAGACCGACTACGTGCGGCAACGAAGTGCGATCATGGGGCTTGTGGCTGCGGCGGGCATTGGGTGGACGGCAAGTGCGGTGGCCGGTGCAGGGGACTTAGGCCGAGCGTCATCCATGGCGCTGCCAATGAAACTTGGCGGAGCTGCGCTTGCTATCGTGGTGATACTCGGAGCGACCTATGTGGCGACGAGGAACATGCCGCCTCGCGTGCCTACGGAAGGGGTGTTGGCTAATGCTCTGAATACCGTCGATGTGCGACCAGTTCATGCGGAAATCGTTGCTGTCCCCAGTGAGGTGAGCGTAGAGGAAGACGCAGTAGAGCCTGGGGAGTCCCTGGAAGAAGGCACCGCGGCGGGCTCCCTGACCGGCTATTGGAGGGCCTGCAATCTGGTCACAAATACGGGATTCTTTTCGAGTTGGAATGGGAAAAGCGACATTGTCTTCCTGGAGCAAGTCAACGACGATGTAACCCTCTATGCGATGTCGAGTGGCGAAACGAAGTTTGTAGCCGGGCATGGCGCTATAGAAGGCAATCAACTTCGCATCGCGCTTCCCATGTCCGATGGTCCGATGATTGGCAAACAGGCGAGCATAAAATCGGACTCATCGACTCCAACGGCGGATGAATCAGTACCTGCCAAGCCCGATATCACGTTTGCCCAAGTGCCCGGCTCGCAGATCATAGAGGTTTATGATACGACAGTCAGGGAGGAGGCGAGAGATGATGATGCTCCCCGTTCGACGCAGGAATTGGTGTGTACGGGGACTCTCTCGGATGGCAACTCCATGATGCTGAGCTGTATAGTAGAGGGAGGTAGCAAGCAGACTCCATTCACTCAGGACGCCGAATTTACCCGTCTTGCAGAGCGGGATGTGGCGGAACTGAAAATAATGGGTCAGCGAATTCACGAGATGGAAATCTTGGCGACTGCGTTGAAGGCGTTCCACACGGCTTACCCATCAACTTTTCCCGAGGAACTAAGTGGGTTGAGCGATGGCTTTCTTGATTCGCCTCAACTTGTCGTATCTAGCGGAAGTCGAATATTGGAATACTCGCCCAATGCACCTTGGAATCAGGGCTATTCCGAGAGACCCGAGGAAATGACAAGCCAAAACTATCTGCTGCAACGTGAAAAAGATGCCTTGGCTCCCTGGCCGGACTTTCCCAACGCGCCTCCACTGTTACGCGCCCGGTATTCTACGCCACCCATGATTCTAGAAATTCGAGAGGCAAATCCGTCCAGCGTAGAGCGAGTAGATCCGGGGAACCGGTTGCGCTGTTTCAGTTTCGGCACGTCCCCCTGGACGCCTGAAATCCAGGAAAGATGCATAGAATCGTGCCAGAAAAATATGAAGCAACTTGGCCTGGTGCTCAAAATGTTCGCCAATGAGGCTGAAGAGGGTCGATTTCCCGCAGGCTGGGCGACGACCGTTCCCGAATACTTGGCCAATACGAATGTGCTCACCTGTCCCAGCGTCAGCGGGGAGGAGGGCTCCACCCGCTCGGTAAGCTACGAATTGCTATTTCCCGCCATCAATGAGGAAGAACTCGTTATCCTTGCGGAAGAAATGGGATTGGATACTGGCGATATAAAAGCGCTGAAACACAAGGTTCCTGTGATCATCGAAAACCACCCCTGCGCCGATGGGAAGTCTCGGAATGTTGTCTTTTTGGACGGTGATGCCGAGCGAATCGAGGACAGTGATTGGGCAAGGGTTGTGGCTCCGTTCATCGCGGCTTCGGAAGCGTATCGGACGGATGTCTTTTCAAACGGGGAGGCTGTAATGGGTGGGTAGCCTTCCAGACTGATCTGTCGTGATGTAGCTACCCGCAGCGTTCGTCTGATAGACGGGAAGCCCAGGAACCCTTATCCTGAATCGGGAGATCTGTCCAGGGCAAGGGGCTTTTCCGGCCACCGCATACCTTTGCCTCAGCCTGGAAGGCCAAGCCACGTTGGCTGCCTCTGATTGCGTTGAGTGATTCGGTTAAGGCTCAGGGTTTATTCTTCCGTTCCTTCTCGATCTTCTCACGCGCTTCTTCCACGGCCTCGTGGAGCCGCTTCTTGACCTTGTTCACGAACCATTTCACCACGGGCACGCGCTCGTAGATGTACTCGCCCATGTCGAAGTAGTCGCGGTGGTAGATGATCTTGTTGCTCTCGCCGAATTTGAGGTGAGAGACGCCGTCGATGCTGAAGGGTTGGCCCTTGTTCAGGCCCTTGGTGGTTAGCGTCATGGTCCAGACCAGCACGTGGGTGTCGCCGTCGATGACTTCGTCGTGGTAGGTCCACTTTATGTCGGTAACGTATTGATACATGGCCTCCATGTAGATCTTGAACTCGCCGAGGCCCTCGGTGCGGTCGAGGGGATCCTGAAAGACCATGTTCTCGTCGTAGAGTTCGTCGAGAAGGTAGAGGTTGTGCACGCGGACGTCGTCGTAGGCGCTGCGGATGCGGGCGGAACGTTCTTCGGACAGGGTAAGGGGCATGCTGTTCTCCGCGGCCATCAGGAGGCCCAGGGTGAGTGCGATGGTGGTCATGGGCGTTGGGTTTCCTTCTCGGTTTCGCGCGCCGCGATTTCTTCGGTTGCCGGGTTCAGCGAGGCGAGCTTAGTACGGTCCACGATTTCGGTGGTGGGGCCGAGGCACATGGCCCAGAGGGCGCGCACGAGGGCGGGGTCTTCCCACTGACCGATTATGGTGTCGTCGTGGCGCACTTGCAGGCGTCCATCCGGGCTTGCGATGAAGAACAGGCGCTCTCCGCGGGCGAACGGCGCCTGAAAGGCGTCAACGAAATCCTCGCGCGGTTTCATATCGAGATCCTTGAAGTGCTTCTTCCAGGAATGGCGGATGCCATGGGCCGGCACGCTCTTGTAGACCCCATGGAAGATGAGCACCTTGTGCGCGGGGGTGTCGATGTACTGGCTAAGTCGCGCGTCGGGGTGCTGAGCCTCCTCGGGCATGCCGGCAATGTAATGGGCCACGGCATAGGCATCGCGACCGAGGGCTCTGCGCCGATCCACGCCGGTGAGTTGCAGGGTCTGATCCCCTATCATCATCGTGGCGTCGAAGGTTACTTGCGTATTCGGCTCGATCACGGTGGCCGCCGAGGCGAGGACTATCGAGAGCAGCGCGTGGAGCATCAGGTGGCTACCGCCATTGCGGGAAGGGGTTCTTCTATGGCAGACGTCGTGGGCGCCATCAGGTAATGCCCCACGTACCATTCCTTGCCACCGTTCCAGGCGAAAAGCTCTTCACAGGCCATGAAGAAAATGCGCCAGCGCTGGGCCTGGAGGGCGGCCTCCACAGGGGAGAGATCCTTGCGCAGCACGGCCTCGACCGAACCGCGCCGCTCGTCGAGGCGGCGGAGCCAGTCCCGGCAGGTGCGGGCGTAGTGTGTGCCGTTCACGGGCCAGGCCTGCTCCACGGTGAAGGGAACGGGCAGTGATTTGAAGTAGTTGAAGGAGGGCATCATGCCGCCGCTGAAGAAGTGGCGGGTCATCCAGTCGCTTTCGCCCTGATCTTCATAGGTGTAGGTATATTGATTGTGACAGAAGATGTGCACGAAGAGCTTTCCCTCGGGCTTGAGCCACTGGGCGATGCGCTCCAGGAGGACCACATGATTGCGGACGTGCTCGAACATCTCCACAGACACGACGCGGTCGAAACGGTTGTCAGGACGGAATCGGTTGATGTCGGCGGTTTTCACGGTGACGTTGGTCAGTCCCCGTTCGCGCGCGAGGGCCTCGATCGTTTCGCGCTGAGGTTTGGAGTTCGAAATGGCGGTGATGTGGCTGCCGGGGTAGCGCTCCGCCATCCACAGGGTGAGGGAACCCCAACCGCAGCCGAGTTCCAGAATGTCCATCCCGTCTTCCAGGCCCGCATGCTCACAGGTCTGGCGCAGCATGGCTTCTTCGGCGACCCCAAGGGGCGTCTCGGGCGTGGTGTACCAGCAACAACTGTATTTGCGTCGCGGTCCCAGCACGAGCTCAAAAAAAGCGGGATCGACTTCGTAATGCTGCTCGTTGGCCTGGTCCGTGGCCACGGCAATGGGCCTCTGGTGGTCCGTCAACAGGGGCTGGGGCGCGCGGCGGCACTGTTTGAGCCGCTGGGCGAGAAGGCGGCGAATGCCGAAGCGGATTACGCTGTCGGGGAGGCAGCCCCGCTCGGCAAGTCGGATGGGGAGTGACATGATTTGAAATTCCTTATGTCGGAAAGCTTGGACGGACAAAGAAGTCAAAGTTCACAAAGGTTTATGTTTTGAATTCTTCGTGGCTGACCAATCCTTAAATGGCTCACATCGGTGCGCGATAGCCGGGACGGGCGTAGACCAGCTGGGAGACGCCGGTGAGGTGCTCTTCGAATCCGGACTGGCAATAGCACAAGTAAAAGCACCACATGCGCCGGAATGATTCGGAGTAGCCCAGAGCCGCGATACTCGCTTCATTCTCCAGGAAGCGTTCGCGCCATTTCGCGAGGGTTTTCGCGTAGTGGGGGGTCATGTCATCCAGGCAGACCAGTGCCAGGTCGGTGTGTTTCGTGGCGACATTGCACAGGGTCGTGTGGGAGGGCAGGCAACCACCGGGGAAGATGTAGCGCTTGATAAAGTCCACATTGCGCCGGGCGAGGTTGTACTGCTGGTCGCGAATGGTGATGGCTTGCAGCCCCAGAAGTCCGTCCCGGGTGAGCAAACGCATGCATTGCTTGAAGAAAGTGGGGTAATACTGGTGGCCCACCGCCTCGATCATTTCTATGGAGGCGATCTTCGTGTAGGTGCCCGTGATATCGCGGTAATCGGAGAACTTCGCGGTCACCCGATCCTCCAGGCCTTCTTCACGGATGCGATCCCGCGTGATTGCCAATTGCTCCTTGCTGATGGTAATGGTG encodes the following:
- a CDS encoding BtaA family protein, coding for MIGNFLSQAGFRLVHSRNLVYNTCWEDPRIDREALELTPRDAVLVITSAGCNALDYALAGAGQVHTVDMNHRQNALLELKLAGLHELDYEDFFALFGRGRLPEFHRIYRSALRPRLGESARAYWDRNADFFDPAQSRRSFYFRGTSGAFAWLINAYLGCRPALREGVDALLSAPDLESQRALYYAEIREAFWTRYVRWLMDRDMTLSMLGVPLRQRETVERFHPGGVVGFVEDCVDAVFGHLPLHDNYFWRVYLTGAYTPDCCPEYLKPEGFQRLKAGAAEAVSVNTGTVRQFLEGYEGTISRFVLLDHMDWLCQDPNRELTKEWQAIVNRASEDARIIWRSGGLNTTFVDDVEVVRGGRAIRLAEALQYDRNKAAALHERDRVHTYGSFYIADLLPA
- a CDS encoding class I SAM-dependent methyltransferase, whose translation is MNAAMRDLATLYHLMVRPVRGGTHAQRLESFYGPQAEGYDDFRQRLLHGREALFRSLPLEAGQTWIDMGGATGASIGFMGERAAALERIHIVDLSPSLLNIARKRVSTLGLTNVALHEADVTTFVPDGGPVDLVTFSYSLTMIPNWFAALEHALRLLKPGGHIGVVDFYVSRKYVAEGHRRHSAFTRHFWPAWFANDNVFLNADHLPWLAHAFETIHLAECRGGLPFVPLAKVPHYGFVGRKRRMDQVNSVA
- a CDS encoding sigma-70 family RNA polymerase sigma factor encodes the protein MFNLLKRSDTRQVRQVLSGQSEAFGPLVDRYLPAVYAVSYAYLGNHADAEDVTQEAFVSAYTSLHTLKEPKKFEGWVVSIARQTASKLRRKQRREETVSAALPTDAIHQPDPAREELRRLLRAEIERMDDEPREVLLLHYHAGMNAREIAAALDINREAVKKRLQRARQTLSENLLAVIGEESRPKTDYVRQRSAIMGLVAAAGIGWTASAVAGAGDLGRASSMALPMKLGGAALAIVVILGATYVATRNMPPRVPTEGVLANALNTVDVRPVHAEIVAVPSEVSVEEDAVEPGESLEEGTAAGSLTGYWRACNLVTNTGFFSSWNGKSDIVFLEQVNDDVTLYAMSSGETKFVAGHGAIEGNQLRIALPMSDGPMIGKQASIKSDSSTPTADESVPAKPDITFAQVPGSQIIEVYDTTVREEARDDDAPRSTQELVCTGTLSDGNSMMLSCIVEGGSKQTPFTQDAEFTRLAERDVAELKIMGQRIHEMEILATALKAFHTAYPSTFPEELSGLSDGFLDSPQLVVSSGSRILEYSPNAPWNQGYSERPEEMTSQNYLLQREKDALAPWPDFPNAPPLLRARYSTPPMILEIREANPSSVERVDPGNRLRCFSFGTSPWTPEIQERCIESCQKNMKQLGLVLKMFANEAEEGRFPAGWATTVPEYLANTNVLTCPSVSGEEGSTRSVSYELLFPAINEEELVILAEEMGLDTGDIKALKHKVPVIIENHPCADGKSRNVVFLDGDAERIEDSDWARVVAPFIAASEAYRTDVFSNGEAVMGG
- a CDS encoding class I SAM-dependent methyltransferase, whose translation is MSLPIRLAERGCLPDSVIRFGIRRLLAQRLKQCRRAPQPLLTDHQRPIAVATDQANEQHYEVDPAFFELVLGPRRKYSCCWYTTPETPLGVAEEAMLRQTCEHAGLEDGMDILELGCGWGSLTLWMAERYPGSHITAISNSKPQRETIEALARERGLTNVTVKTADINRFRPDNRFDRVVSVEMFEHVRNHVVLLERIAQWLKPEGKLFVHIFCHNQYTYTYEDQGESDWMTRHFFSGGMMPSFNYFKSLPVPFTVEQAWPVNGTHYARTCRDWLRRLDERRGSVEAVLRKDLSPVEAALQAQRWRIFFMACEELFAWNGGKEWYVGHYLMAPTTSAIEEPLPAMAVAT
- a CDS encoding nuclear transport factor 2 family protein, with translation MTTIALTLGLLMAAENSMPLTLSEERSARIRSAYDDVRVHNLYLLDELYDENMVFQDPLDRTEGLGEFKIYMEAMYQYVTDIKWTYHDEVIDGDTHVLVWTMTLTTKGLNKGQPFSIDGVSHLKFGESNKIIYHRDYFDMGEYIYERVPVVKWFVNKVKKRLHEAVEEAREKIEKERKNKP
- a CDS encoding chalcone isomerase family protein, whose amino-acid sequence is MLHALLSIVLASAATVIEPNTQVTFDATMMIGDQTLQLTGVDRRRALGRDAYAVAHYIAGMPEEAQHPDARLSQYIDTPAHKVLIFHGVYKSVPAHGIRHSWKKHFKDLDMKPREDFVDAFQAPFARGERLFFIASPDGRLQVRHDDTIIGQWEDPALVRALWAMCLGPTTEIVDRTKLASLNPATEEIAARETEKETQRP